TCGCCGGGCTGCTCACGCTCTACGGCGTGCTGGGCTTCACCTTCTTCGGCTTCAACCGCAGCCCGTGGCAGATGGCCACGATTGTCGTCACCGGCAGCCTGCTGGACATGGCGCTCGGGTGGTTGCTGAAGCGCGAGAAGGTCGTCCCGCTGAGCGCGTACATCTCCTGCTGCTCGCTGGCGCTGCTGCTCAACTACTCGCACTCCAGCTGGCTGCTGTTCCTGCCGGTGTGGCTGGCCATCGGCTCCAAGTACGTGCTCACCTTCCAGGGGCGGCACGTCTTCAACCCGTCGATGTTCGCGGTGGCCACGTCGCTGCTGCTCACGCGCGAGCTCATCACCGCCGCGCCTGCGTACCAGTGGGCCAACGGTGAGGTGGCGCTGTCCGCCTTCATCGTCATGGCGGCGCTGGTGCTCTTCTTCTTCCGCGTGGGGCGGGGCTGGCTGGTGGTCAGCTTCCTGGGCTTCTACGCGCTGCAGACGGCGGCGCGCGCGTACGTCATGCGCCACCACCTGCCGCCGGAGGTGCTCTTCCTCGGCACGCTGGGCGCGCCCTCCTTCTTCATCTTCGTCTTCTACATGCTCACCGACCCGGCCACCTCGCCGGGCACTCGGCGCGGGCAGGTGCTGCTGGCCCTGGCGGTGACGGTGGTGGACGCGGTGCTGCACTTCAAGGAGAGCGTCTACACGTTCTTCTACGCGGCCCTCACCGTCGCCACCCTGCGCTTCCTCTTCCTCCATGCACGCGCGGCCTGGCAGCGCGGCGTGTTCGAGCACCTGAAGGGCCTGCTGTCTCCCGCGTGGCTGAAGCGCGCGGCCGTGGTGGGCGGGCTGGGCGCCGTCATGGTGGTGGGCTACTCGGTGGCCGCCGCGCCGGGTGCGCGCACGGCGCCGCTTGCCTTCAAACTGGAGCGGCTGGACGCGGCGTCGGTGGGGCTGGGCTCCACCATGGGGCGCACCCTGGACGAGCTGGACCCGCGATTGGCGCACGTCTCCAAGTGGCTGGTGGCGGTGGGCGACGCGGTGGCCACGGGCGACTACGACGGGGACGGGAAGCTGGACCTGTTCCTCTCGCACCCGCTGGCCACGCCCGAGCACCACGCCGGCCTCTACCGCAACCTGGGCGACTTCCGCTTCGAGCGCGTCGCGGTGCCCGCGCTGGAGCGCTTCGCCACCCGCTACAAGGAAGAGGGGCTGGCGGGCGGCGGCACCTTCGTGGACTGGGACGGGGACGGAGACGCGGACCTCGCGGTGGCGGTGGCCTTCGGGCCGGTGCGCCTGCTGCGCAACACGCTGCGCGAGACTGGCGTCGCGGGCTTCGAGGACGTGACGGTGGCGGCGGGGGTGGCGGACCACGCGGTGAGCCTGGGCCTCACCTTCCTGGACTACGACCGCGACGGGCACCTGGACCTGCTGGTGCTGAATGCGATGACGACGCACCTGCCGGACTACGCGCCGCCGGTGCCGCTCAACCTCTTCCGCCTGCCGGACGCCGAGCACCCTGGAGACAGGCGCATGTTCCGCTTCATGCACGACGGCTGGCACGACGCGGACAACGGCGGCCTCAAGGCGCTCTACCGGGGCCGGGGCGACGGCACCTTCCAGAAGCAGGACGCCGCCGCGCTGGGCCTGGGCGACACGCGCTGGTCGCTCGCGGTGAGCACGGTGGATATGAACCGCGACGGCTGGACGGACCTGTACGTGGCCAACGACTTCGGTCCGGACGACGTGTACCTCAACGAGGCCGGGCGCCGCTTCCGCCGCGTGGCGGGCCGCCTCTTCGGGGAGATTGGGAAGGACACGTACAAGGGCATGAATGCGTCCGTCGCGGACTTCGACCGCAACGGGTGGCTGGATGTCTACGTGTCCAACGTGCACCACTCGCTGCAGGCGGAGGGCAGCCTGCTGTGGATGCTGGGGCCGGGGAAGGAGCCCTTCGTCCCCACGTTCCGCGACGAGGCCACCTTCCGGGGCGCGCTCAACGAGCGGCGCTTCGGCTGGGGCGCGGCGGCCGGCGATTTGGACAACGACGGCTGGCCAGATTTGGTGCAGGCCAACGGCATGGTGGATGACCGGCTGGACGGGAAGGAGTGGCGCATCCCCGACGGCCAGCGGAAGGACTACTGGTACGTCAACCACAAGCTGATGCAGTCCGGGCCGGAGATGCACACGTACGCGGACAAGTGGGGCGACATCCGCGGGCGCACCATCTACCCGAACGAGGCGCGGCGCGCGTACCTCAACCTGGGCGACGCGAAGCCGGGGCACTTCGTGGACGTGGCGCGGGAGCTGGGTGTGGAGGAGCCGGAGAACTCGCGCGGCGTGCTGCTGGCGGACCTGGACGGGGATGGCGACCTGGACACGCTCATCACCAACCAGCACGCGCCGGTGTCCGTGTATCGCAACACGCTGCGGGACGGGGCGACCCCGGCCGCGCACTTCGTGGGCCTGTCACTGGTGGGCAATGGCACGGGCACGCACCGGAGCGCGGTGGGCACGCGCGTCGTCGTCTCCTATGACGAGGGCGGCCGGCGCGTGGAGCAGGTGCGCGAGGTGGGGCTGATGGGAGGCTTCTCCGCGTCGGCGGACCCCCGGCTGCACTTCGGCCTGGGGCGGCACGCGGGGCCGGTGACGGCACAGGTGCACTGGTATGGCGGCGGCGTGCAGCAGGTGACGCTGGAGCCGGACCGCTACCACGAGCTGCGGCAGCCGGCGGATGCCTCGGCGCTGCGCGGGAGCGCCCAGCCATGATGTCGTCGCTCAAGGGCTCCACGGTGCGGCGGGAAGCGCTGACGGAGGCGCAGCGGGCGCAGATGCTGGCGCTGATGCAGCTCTGCTACGCGGGCGTTTCGCCGGAGCGGTTCACGGAGGACCTGGACGGCAAGCAGTACGTCATCCTGCTGCACGCGCGGCGGGGCGCGGAGCTGGTGGGCTTCAGCACGCTGCGCGTCGCGGAGGAGCGGGCCGGTGGACAGGTGGTGGAGGTGGTGTACTCGGGCGACACCGTCATCCATCCGGACTGGTGGGGGCACAAGGTGCTCCAGGTCTGCTTCGGGCGCTTCCTGCTGTCGCGCAAGCTGCGCCACCCGCTGCGTCCGCTGCACTGGCTGCTGTTGAGCGCCGGGTTCAAGACGTACCTGCTCGCGGTGAACTACTTCTGGCGGACGATGCCGCGGCGGGACTGGACGCCTCCGTCCGGGCGCGCGGACTTCCTGCGTGAGCTGGCGACCCGCTGGTTCGGCGCGCAGTACGACGCGGGGCGGGGCACCCTGCGCTTCGACGGGGCGCACTACCGCGTGCGGGACGGCATCGCGCCCATCGACCGCGAGGCCGCCGCGCACCCGCACATCGCCTTCTTCGCCGAGCGCAACCCCGGGCATGCCGACGGCGAGGAGCTGGTGTGCCTGGTGGAGATCCGCTGGTGGGACCTCACCCGGGCGCTGGGGCGCAGCGTCGTCAAGCAGCTCCGGGGCTGGGCAAAGCGCGGGCTGCGCCAGGTGGGCGTCCGCGCGGGGACGTGAGGAGGGGCGTGCGGTGAGTGCATCCTCCATGCCGTCAGCGAGGCTGCTTCGCGGCGCGCCCCGCCCCCCGGCCCTGGTGCCTGGAAGGAACGTTCATTCCACGTGGCGTCGTGCCCCGGCCGGGTCGGCAGGCTGGAAGGAACGTTCCTTCCGCGCGGCCCGGTGCCAGGGCCTGCTCCAGGCAGCTCTGTCATGGAATGGGACGCCGGGGGCCACGCCGTGAGGGCCTCCTCCGTGATGCTCGGAGGGCTGCGCGCCGCGCTGGCCCCGTCCGCGCTGCGCTTCCATCGCGCGCTCCACGTCCCGGAGGCGGCACAGGCGGAATGCCTGTCCCGGGTGCTCCAAGCTGTCTCGGGCAGCCAGCAGGCCGCGCGCCTTCCGGGCTTCGACCGCATCCGGACTCCGCGCCACTTCCAGGATGCAGTGCCACTGGCCTCCCCGGATGCCGTCGCGCCGGACGTGGAGCGAATCGCGGCCGGCGCGCCCCGCGTGCTCACCCACGAGCCGGTACTCCGCTTCGAGCCGTCCGGAGGCTCCTCGGGCGCGAGCAAGCTGGTGCCGATGACGCAGGGCCTGCTCTCCGAGTTCCAGGCCGCCCTCTCCCCCATGCTCTTCGAGCTGCTCCACCGCAGGCCCGCGCTGCGCACCGGCCCGAGCTACTGGTCCATCTCCCCCATGGGCGCGAAGCAGGGACGGACCTCCGGAGGACTCCCCGTTGGCAGCATGGAGGACAGCGCCTACTTCTCTCGTGCGCTGCGGCCGCTGCTCGCGCGGGTCTTCGCCGTGCCCGGCATCGTGGGTGCCCTGCCGGACGTGGAGTCCTGCCGCTACGTGACGCTGTGGCACCTCGTCGCGCGCGAGGACCTGACGCTCATCAGCGTGTGGAACCCCAGCTTCCTCACCCTGCTCATGGACGCGCTGGTGCGGCACGGCGAGCGACTGGCGGAGGACCTGGAGCGCGGCACCTGCCGACCGCCAGGAGATGACGGAGCCGCGGTGCGCGCCGTCCTCGCCCGCCTGCGCTTCCCCGCGCAGCCCGCGCGCGCCGCCGTGCTCCGCTCCTCCCTGCACCACGGCCTCCAGGCCCGCGAGCTGTGGCCCCGGCTCTCCCTGCTCAGCATGTGGACGGACGCGCAGGCCGCGCACGCGGTGCCCGCCGCGTGCCGCCGCTTCACGGGCGTGGAGGTGCAGGGCAAGGGGCTGCTCGCCACGGAGGGTGTCGTCACGCTGCCCCTCTTCGACACGCCCGCGCCCGTGCTCGCCCTCCGCAGCCACTTCTTCGAGTTCCAGGACCCGGAGCGCCCCGACGCCCGCCCCCGCCTCGCACACGAGCTGGAGCGGGGCCGCACGTACACCGTGCTCCTCTCCACCTCTGGAGGCCTGCTGCGCTACCGCCTGGGAGACCTGGTGCGCGTGGAGGGCTTCCTGCGCGCCACGCCGTGCCTGCGCTTCCTCGGCCGCGCGGACGCCGTCTGCGACCTCGTGGGAGAGAAGCTCTCCGCCACACGCGTGGGCACCGTGCTGGACGCCACGCTGCCGGCCCTCTTCGGCGGCGCACGCCCGGGCTTCGCCATGCTCGCCCCCGAGTGGCCCACCGCCCCGGAGCCCCCCGCCTACCGCCTCTTCCTCGAGACGCCCGCCCCGGACACGAAGCTCACCGAGGCCGCCGCCGCCGTGGAGCGCGCCCTGTGCGAGGGGCACCACTACCGCTATGCGCGCGAGCTGGGGCAGCTCGGCCCGGTGCTCGCCGTGCGCGTCGCGGAAGGGGCGCGTCGCTACGAGGCCCGCTGCATCGCGCTCGGCCAGCGTGCCGGCGACATCAAGCCCATGGACCTGCACCGCCAGCCCGGCTGGTCCGCCCACTTCTCCGGAGCGTCCGCATGAGACAGCCCCTGCAACTGCACCCGCCCCAAGCCCGCCCCACCGCCAACGTGGACCTGGAGGCGGAGGCCGACCTCGCCCGCTGTGGCGCGCTCAAGGACTACTGGTACGTGGCCTGTCTCTCCCCGGAGCTGAAGGCCGGCGAGCCGCTGGCGCGCACCCTCTTCGGCACGGGCGTGGTCCTCTTCCGCGACGAGCAGGGCCGCCCCACCGCGCTGCGAGACAGGTGCCTGCACCGCAATGCGCGCCTGTCGCGCGGCGCCGTGTTCGGCGGCCGCCTCGGCTGCCCGTACCACGGCTGGGTCTACGACGCGTCCGGCGCGGTGGTGGAGGTGCCCTCGCTGGGGCCCACCCAGAAGCACGAGCTGCTGGACGCGGACGCCTGCGCGCGCGAGGGCCTGAAGCCCGAGCCCTGCCAGCTGGGCCGGCTCCAGCGCTTCCCCACGGTGGAGCAGGACGGGCTCGTCTTCGTCTACCTGGGCGGCCCCGACGCGTCGAAGGCGCGCGCCGAGCCCTTCCGCGTCCCGTACCAGGGGCAGGCCGGGTGGACCGTGTACTTCATGGTGACGCGCTTCCCGAACGGGGTGACGAACCTCGTCGAGAACTTCATGGACGTGCCGCACACGCTCTTCGTGCACCCGGGCTGGTTCCGCAAGCCGGCGAGCCGGCGCGTCCCCGCCACCGTGCGGCGCACGGCGGGCAGCGTGCTGGTGACGTACAAGCAGGAGCAGGACACCGTCACCGGGCTGGGGCGCCTGTTCAACCCGCGCGGCCTGCCGCTGGTGCACACGGACAAGTACTACGTGCCCAACGTCACCCGCGTGGACTACCTGTGGGGCGAGCACGGCTTCGTCATCAACTCGCAGTGCACGCCCATCGGCCCCACGGACAGCCTCGTCTACACGGCCATCAGCTACCGGCTCCCGCTGGACGTGCCGGGGGCGCTGGTGGCCCGGGCGCTCAAGCCGCTGGTGCGCTGGTACACGCGGCAGGTCATCCAGCAGGACGTGGTCATCATGGGCATCCAGCGCGAGGGCCTGGGTGACGGGCCCGGCGGCGGCGTCTACTCTGGCACCGAGGCGGACCTGCACCACGCGGACATCGAGGCGTACCGGCGCTGGCTGCTCGAGGGCGGCCACGGCCCGGGCCCCGAGGAGGCCGAGCGCGACATGGCCTTCTGGATTTAGCGGAAGCGCTCCAGCGTCCGGAACAGCTCGTCCAGGTGGAAGGGCTTCGAAATCCACCCCGCGGGTGACAGCTCCTGGAGGCGCTCCTGGTCCCGGCTCGCGGTCATCACCACCACGGGAATGTCGGACAGCTGCTGCTGGCTCACCTGCCGCCGGCGGAACTGGAAGCCATCCATCCCCGGCATCATCAAGTCGAGCAGGATGACGGCCGGCGCGGCATGCGTGGACAGGTAGTCGAGCGCCTTCGCACCCTCGGGGCACCAGACGGGGCGGAAGCCCGCGTCATCCAGCACGTCCAGCAGCGAGTCGGCGATGTCGAAGTCATCTTCGACCAGGAGGACGGTGGGCTTCTCGGGCATGTCCGCGTCCTTCAGTCAGGATGGTACGGCAGCTCGACGACGAAGACGGCGCCGCACTCCGGCTCGCTGCCCACGCGGATGCTGCCTCCATGGGACTCGATGATGCTCCGGGCCATCCAGAGTCCCAGCCCCAGGCCTCCGAAGTGGTTCGATGACGCCGCGCGCTCGAAGCGGTCGAAGATGCGCTCGTGGTGCTCGGTGGCAATCCCGATGCCCTGGTCCTTCACCACGAGCCGCGCGAGCCCGGCGGCCGCCTCCACGTGCACGTCCACGGGCTTGCCCCTTCCGTACTTGAAGGCGTTGGTGAGCAGGTGGTGGAGCACCTGCGACAGGCGCTGGCGGTCCCAGCTCCCGCGCACGGGCCCGTCCGCCACCACGCGGACCTGGCACTCGGACCGCGTCGCCTCGTCCATGGCCCTGGCGACGCTGTCGCGCACCAGCCGCGCCAGGTCCACCTCCGCCCGCTCCAGCCGGAGCGCGCCGCCGCTGACGCGGGACACGTCCACCAGCCCCTCCACCAGCGTGGTGAGCCGCTCCGTGTGGCGGATGGCCTTGTCCAGGCGCTCGCGCAGGCGCTTTCCGCCGTCGCCGGCAGTGGGCAGGGCCACCGCGGGGAGCGACTGGAGCTGGAGCTGGAGGGCCGTCAGGGGCGTCTTCAGCTCGTGGCCGGCAGCGCAGAGGAACTCGTCCCGCGTGCGCAGGGCCTGCAGCAGCTCCTGCTCCACCTTCCGCCGCCGCTCGATTTCATTCTCCAGCGCCTGGGCCCGCTGCTGGAGGAGGGTGACTTCCCGCAGGCGGCAGTCCGGGTCCTCGAGCTGGGAGTAGCTCTCCGCGGGGATGACGTGGGTGTGCGCCCGGCAGACGTCGCGAAACGGCCGCTCGTGACCGGCCTCGCCGAAGGTGCCGAGGGCATAGGTGCACAGCAGCGAGAAGGCGTGCAACCGGGCGAGGTCGTTCCACAGCTCCTCGAGCTCCGCGGCCGCGTCGGGCAGCCCGTCCTGCCACAAGAGGTCCACCATCTCCCCGTAGGCGCGCACCCGGGCTCCGTTGCCCGCGGCCCGGCTCCGCTCGAGCACGCCACCGACGACGTCCTTGAAGCGCTCCCAGTCCGGCCTTCCATCCACCATGAACCGCGACAGCGTCTGCCGCGCGTCGAGCAGGGTGAGCTGCCCGGTGGCACAGGCGGCCTCCACGTCCACCCCCGCCGCCGCGAGCCGCTGGCGCAGGGCCTGCCGGTGGGCCTCGGACGCGATGATGACCGAGGGCTCACCGGCCCGCAGGCCTCCCGCCAGGTACTGCTCGAGGACGTCGAAGAGGAACGACTCGTCCTCGTAGAGCTGGACGACATGCGCGTCCCTGGCCGGCTGGGCGAGCAGCTCCCTTCCAACGTGGTAGCGCGCTTCAGCGTGGGCGGGAGAGGGGCTGGATGAGGGCATGTCCGTCACGGTGTACGGCGTGGAGGGGGCCATCATCCCTCGTGGGACACGATGCCCACCCAGCTTCGAGGGGCGAAGCGCACCGGCGCCTGAGGGACTGTCTGTCAGGCAACCGTGCTCGGCTCTCTTCCTGTACCTGGGTCCAACCTTGATGGCGAGTCCGGGTCCCGTGCAATCAGACCCCGGGGCTTCCGTAGGGGAAGCGACTCCAGCGGCCGGCGGAAGGCAGCAAGCGCGTGTCAGACAGGGCAAGGACCGGCAAGCGATGCCCGCGCGGTGCTGGAAGGCTGTCGCCATGACTCCTCTGCGTCTCCGGGTGTTCCCCTGGCTGTGGCTCCTGCTCGCGCTGGCCTCCGCGTGCCAGTGCAACGACTACACGGTGTGTGACGCCCCGGCGCCGGCGCGCCTCTCGGTGCTGCCGGCGCGGCTGTCGGAGACGGGGCTGTTCGCGGACGTGAAGGCCGGGACGCTCGCGCCCGGCGTGCGTGCCTTCCGGCCCCAGTTCGAGCTGTGGAGCGATGGCGCGGCGAAGCGCCGCTGGGTGGCGCTGCCCGAGGGCGGCCGCATCGACACCTCGGACATGGACGCATGGCGCTTTCCCGTGGGGACGCGGCTGTGGAAGGAGTTCACCCGCGACGGCGTGCGCGTGGAGACGCGGCTGCTGCTCAAGTTCGGGCCCGGTGAGCGGGACTGGGCGGACGGCGCCTATCTCTGGACGGCGGACGGGGCCGACGCGGTGCTCACCCCGGCGGGCGCGAAGGACGTGCTCGGCACGAAGCACGACGTGCCCACCGCGGCGCAGTGTGACGCCTGCCACGGGGGCAGGAGCAGCCACGTGCTGGGCTTCTCCGCCATCCAGCTCGCCCATGACGCCGGGCCCGGTCTGCTGAACCTGGATGGCCTCGTCGCCGAGGGGCTGCTCACCGCGCCGCCCCGCGAGGTGCCGCGAGTCCCGGGCAACGCCACCGAGCGCGCGGCACTCGGGTACCTGCACGCCAACTGCGGCTCCTGCCACAACCTGGCAAGGCCGTCGCAGGGCGGCTCGCGCTGCTTCGCCCCCCAGAACGAGCTCGACTTCTGGCTCCAGGTCGACCGGCTCTCCTCGCCCTCCGCCACGCCCACGTACGCGTCCTTCGAGCGGGGCGTGCAGCCCGGAGCGCCCGAGGACAGCCTGCTCCTCGTGCTG
The Pyxidicoccus xibeiensis DNA segment above includes these coding regions:
- a CDS encoding GH3 family domain-containing protein; the encoded protein is MLGGLRAALAPSALRFHRALHVPEAAQAECLSRVLQAVSGSQQAARLPGFDRIRTPRHFQDAVPLASPDAVAPDVERIAAGAPRVLTHEPVLRFEPSGGSSGASKLVPMTQGLLSEFQAALSPMLFELLHRRPALRTGPSYWSISPMGAKQGRTSGGLPVGSMEDSAYFSRALRPLLARVFAVPGIVGALPDVESCRYVTLWHLVAREDLTLISVWNPSFLTLLMDALVRHGERLAEDLERGTCRPPGDDGAAVRAVLARLRFPAQPARAAVLRSSLHHGLQARELWPRLSLLSMWTDAQAAHAVPAACRRFTGVEVQGKGLLATEGVVTLPLFDTPAPVLALRSHFFEFQDPERPDARPRLAHELERGRTYTVLLSTSGGLLRYRLGDLVRVEGFLRATPCLRFLGRADAVCDLVGEKLSATRVGTVLDATLPALFGGARPGFAMLAPEWPTAPEPPAYRLFLETPAPDTKLTEAAAAVERALCEGHHYRYARELGQLGPVLAVRVAEGARRYEARCIALGQRAGDIKPMDLHRQPGWSAHFSGASA
- a CDS encoding aromatic ring-hydroxylating oxygenase subunit alpha yields the protein MRQPLQLHPPQARPTANVDLEAEADLARCGALKDYWYVACLSPELKAGEPLARTLFGTGVVLFRDEQGRPTALRDRCLHRNARLSRGAVFGGRLGCPYHGWVYDASGAVVEVPSLGPTQKHELLDADACAREGLKPEPCQLGRLQRFPTVEQDGLVFVYLGGPDASKARAEPFRVPYQGQAGWTVYFMVTRFPNGVTNLVENFMDVPHTLFVHPGWFRKPASRRVPATVRRTAGSVLVTYKQEQDTVTGLGRLFNPRGLPLVHTDKYYVPNVTRVDYLWGEHGFVINSQCTPIGPTDSLVYTAISYRLPLDVPGALVARALKPLVRWYTRQVIQQDVVIMGIQREGLGDGPGGGVYSGTEADLHHADIEAYRRWLLEGGHGPGPEEAERDMAFWI
- a CDS encoding response regulator; translated protein: MPEKPTVLLVEDDFDIADSLLDVLDDAGFRPVWCPEGAKALDYLSTHAAPAVILLDLMMPGMDGFQFRRRQVSQQQLSDIPVVVMTASRDQERLQELSPAGWISKPFHLDELFRTLERFR
- a CDS encoding ATP-binding protein; this translates as MMAPSTPYTVTDMPSSSPSPAHAEARYHVGRELLAQPARDAHVVQLYEDESFLFDVLEQYLAGGLRAGEPSVIIASEAHRQALRQRLAAAGVDVEAACATGQLTLLDARQTLSRFMVDGRPDWERFKDVVGGVLERSRAAGNGARVRAYGEMVDLLWQDGLPDAAAELEELWNDLARLHAFSLLCTYALGTFGEAGHERPFRDVCRAHTHVIPAESYSQLEDPDCRLREVTLLQQRAQALENEIERRRKVEQELLQALRTRDEFLCAAGHELKTPLTALQLQLQSLPAVALPTAGDGGKRLRERLDKAIRHTERLTTLVEGLVDVSRVSGGALRLERAEVDLARLVRDSVARAMDEATRSECQVRVVADGPVRGSWDRQRLSQVLHHLLTNAFKYGRGKPVDVHVEAAAGLARLVVKDQGIGIATEHHERIFDRFERAASSNHFGGLGLGLWMARSIIESHGGSIRVGSEPECGAVFVVELPYHPD
- a CDS encoding FG-GAP-like repeat-containing protein, giving the protein MSAGPGGNLAAQVYAPLHTTPRVERWGWTWPRWNDARLPFAGLLTLYGVLGFTFFGFNRSPWQMATIVVTGSLLDMALGWLLKREKVVPLSAYISCCSLALLLNYSHSSWLLFLPVWLAIGSKYVLTFQGRHVFNPSMFAVATSLLLTRELITAAPAYQWANGEVALSAFIVMAALVLFFFRVGRGWLVVSFLGFYALQTAARAYVMRHHLPPEVLFLGTLGAPSFFIFVFYMLTDPATSPGTRRGQVLLALAVTVVDAVLHFKESVYTFFYAALTVATLRFLFLHARAAWQRGVFEHLKGLLSPAWLKRAAVVGGLGAVMVVGYSVAAAPGARTAPLAFKLERLDAASVGLGSTMGRTLDELDPRLAHVSKWLVAVGDAVATGDYDGDGKLDLFLSHPLATPEHHAGLYRNLGDFRFERVAVPALERFATRYKEEGLAGGGTFVDWDGDGDADLAVAVAFGPVRLLRNTLRETGVAGFEDVTVAAGVADHAVSLGLTFLDYDRDGHLDLLVLNAMTTHLPDYAPPVPLNLFRLPDAEHPGDRRMFRFMHDGWHDADNGGLKALYRGRGDGTFQKQDAAALGLGDTRWSLAVSTVDMNRDGWTDLYVANDFGPDDVYLNEAGRRFRRVAGRLFGEIGKDTYKGMNASVADFDRNGWLDVYVSNVHHSLQAEGSLLWMLGPGKEPFVPTFRDEATFRGALNERRFGWGAAAGDLDNDGWPDLVQANGMVDDRLDGKEWRIPDGQRKDYWYVNHKLMQSGPEMHTYADKWGDIRGRTIYPNEARRAYLNLGDAKPGHFVDVARELGVEEPENSRGVLLADLDGDGDLDTLITNQHAPVSVYRNTLRDGATPAAHFVGLSLVGNGTGTHRSAVGTRVVVSYDEGGRRVEQVREVGLMGGFSASADPRLHFGLGRHAGPVTAQVHWYGGGVQQVTLEPDRYHELRQPADASALRGSAQP